One window of Erinaceus europaeus chromosome 6, mEriEur2.1, whole genome shotgun sequence genomic DNA carries:
- the LOC132539045 gene encoding uncharacterized protein LOC132539045, producing MELDTRGGHPDPAPPTPHPRPHTSDPTPRTRTPDPAPTTPHPRPAPRTRTPDPAPTTPHLRPRTPDPHPDPASPTRTPDPAPPTRTPTPHPDPHPARRPRTPDPHPGPRSPDPAPRPRTPTRSPDPARRPRTPTPPQPQVRVGAARHPEVRGRRPLADSAAQPGPSSRAPGRAGGRSYRAAAHGGARSARPPPPPREAAGRGQRLGRGASGPAAPPPPSSHDHNNMAAAATQRARPTQSRAAGGDARARSAEGAGPPRGGRGR from the exons ATGGAACTGGACACCCGAGGTGGACACCCCGACCCCGCACCCCCGACCCCGCACCCACGACCCCACACCTCCGACCCCACACCCCGGACCCGCACCCCCGACCCCGCACCCACGACCCCGCACCCCCGACCCGCACCCCGGACCCGCACCCCCGACCCCGCACCCACGACCCCACACCTCCGACCCCGCACCCCCGACCCGCACCCCGACCCCGCATCCCCGACCCGCACCCCGGACCCCGCACCCCCGACCCGCACCCCGACCCCGCACCCCGACCCGCACCCCGCACGCCGACCCCGCACCCCCGACCCGCACCCCGGACCCCGCAGCCCGGACCCCGCACCCCGACCCCGCACCCCGACCCGCAGCCCGGACCCCGCACGCCGACCCCGCACCCCGACCCCGCCGCAGCCCCAGGTCAGGGTGGGAG CTGCCCGCCACCCCGAGGTCAGAGGCCGCCGCCCCCTGGCTGACAGCGCGGCCCAGCCCGGCCCCTCCTCCCGCGCCCCCGGCCGGGCCGGCGGCCGCTCTTACCGGGCGGCAGCGCATGGCGGGGCCCGCTCGGCTCGGCCTCCTCCGCCACCCCGCGAGGCTGCCGGCCGGGGGCAGCGCCTGGGCCGCGGAGCGTCGGGTCCGGCTGCGCCTCCGCCGCCTTCTTCTCACGACCACAACAACATGGCGGCAGCGGCCACACAGCGCGCGCGCCCGACGCAGAGCCGGGCCGCCGGCGGGGACGCGCGCGCACGCTCGGCGGAGGGGGCGGGGCCGCCCCGCGGTGGGCGTGGTCGatag